CGGTGGCGGAGGACCTCGTCGTCCAGGTTCGGGATGTCGGTCGGGGACCCCCTGCGCGGCGCGACCGTCCACCCAGTATTCACGCTCCGTGTCGATATGGATGGGTCAGGAGTGACATCTCCTCCGAAAGAGTGCACTTCCTCGCACTTCTACAGACGGAGAGTAATTGCGCTGATCAGCGGGCATGGCTCTGGGTTGCGGCCCGCTCACGCATCGGCGAGGTGGCCGCGCCTGGCCGTCCGGTGCCCGCTGCTGACGAAGAACGGCTGCGCCCGGCCGGTGGTGCCGCAGCGCGAGCGGCCCCGGTCGGGGACCGGGGCCGCTCGTCGAGGACGTGGTGGACGGTGGGAGGACGGTTCGGTGCCGTGCCGGAAATAGCAGTGCCGGAGTGGTGGCAGCGCCGGAGTGGTGGCAGCGCCGGTGTGGTGGCAGCGCGGGCGCGGTGACGGCGCCACTGTGATGACCTGTGCCGGTGCGGTGGCCGTCGGGCCTCAGATCAGCCCGAGCTCCTTGATCGCGTCGCGCTCGCCGGCGAGTTCGGCGACCGAGGCGTCCACCTTGCCGCGGGAGAAGTCGTCGAGCTCCAGGTTCTGCACGATCTGCCAGGACCCGCCGCTGCTGGTCACCGGGAACCCGGAGATCAGGCCCTCGGGCACGCCGTAGGAGCCGTCCGACACGACGGCCGCGGACACCCAGTCGTCCTCCGGGGTGCCGGCGACCCAGTCGCGGACGTGGTCGATGGCGGCGTTCGCGGCCGAGGCGGCCGACGAGGCACCGCGGGCGTCGATGATCGCCGCGCCACGCTTGGCGACGGTCGGGATGAAGGTGTTCTCCAGCCAGTCGTGCTCCACCTGCTCGGCCACCGGCCGGCCGCCGAACTGCGCGTGGAACAGGTCCGGGTACTGCGACGCGGAGTGGTTGCCCCAGATCGTCATCCGGGTGATGTCGGCGACCCCGACGCCCAGCTTCTGCGCGGCCTGGGACAGCGCACGGTTGTGGTCCAGCCGCATCATGGCGGTGAACCGGTCGGCGGGGACGTCGGGGGCGTGCGTGCGGGCGATCAGGGCGTTGGTGTTGGCCGGGTTGCCGACGACCAGGACCTTGATGTCGTCCGCGGCGACCGCGTTGATCGCCTCGCCCTGCGGCTTGAAGATCCCGCCGTTGGCCGCCAGCAGATCGGCGCGCTCCATTCCGGGGCCGCGCGGCCGGGCACCCACCAGCAGGGCCACCGAGGTGCCGTCGAACGCCTTCCGGGCGTCGTCGGTGATGTCGATGCCGGACAGCAGCGGGAAGGCGCAGTCGTCGAGCTCCATCGCTGTGCCCTCGGCCGCCTTCAGCGCCGGGGTGATCTCGAGCAACCGCAGCCGGACCGGCGTGTCGGGCCCGAGCATCTGACCGGATGCGATGCGGAAGAGCAAGGCGTAGCCGATCTGGCCGGCCGCGCCGGTGACCGTCACGGTGACGGGTGTGCCCATGCTGGTTCGTCCTCCTACCGGATCACGGCCGGGGAGCCTCACGCCGCCCTCGTCGCCGGTGATCAACTCCAGCATTCCAGCGCCGCCCCGGTTCCGCCCGCCGGACCTCCCTCACCCGACCTCACCCCCGCCCGCGCCGCCCGGCGTGGATCAAGTAGCTCGGCAGGGGGCAACTCGTCGACTCCTGCCCCACTCGTCACATTTCCTGCCCGACATGCCCTGCGGGCGTTGATGATCCACGCCACGGACGGCGCGAGGCGCGATCCTTGGCCGGCGCGAGGCGGGGCGCCGAGCTTTCCTGGGCCGGTTGCCGACGGTGGCTGTAGGCAATCGGCCCGGCAGTAGTTCCCGGGGCATCCGGGCGGGCGCCGAGCCTTCCTGGGCCGGTTGCCGACGGTGGCTGTAGGCAATCGGCCCGGCGTTGTTCCCCGGGCCGTCCAGCCGCCACCCCTCCGCGCGAGGATCTTCATCGCAGGCGCGCACGAAAGTGGCGACTCCTGTCCCACGCGTCCCAACGGCGACAACTTCCCACGCGCCTGCGATGAAGATCCTCGCGCTGGGGGTGGGGTGGGTCAGGAGGTGCGGGTGGCGCGGAGTTCGGGGGGCAGCTTGCTCGCGGCTGCGGTGTCCAGCAGGAACAGGGTGCGCTTCGTGCCGACGGCCCCGGCCACGGGCAGCGCGACCTCGCCGGCCCCGCCGAGCGCCATGGCAACCGCGGCGGCCTTCGCGTCACCGGTGGTCATGATCCACACCTCGGCGGCCCGGCGGATGGTCGGCAGGGTGAGGGAGACGCGGGTGGGCGGGGGCTTCGGGCAGTTGCGGACGGCGACCACCGAGCGGGTGTCGTACACCGCGGGCGACTCCGGGAAGACCGATGCCACGTGGCCCTCGCCGCCCATGCCCAGCATCACCACGTCGAAGGTGTCGAACCGCGACACGATCCGGGCGTAGGCATCGGCGGCGGCGTCCACGTCGTCGCCGTACGCGCCGCCCAGCGCCGCCATCGCGTGCACCCGGGCCGGATCCACCGGCACCTTGTCCAGCAGCGCCTCGCGGGCCTGCTTCTCGTTCCGCTCCGGATCGTCGGCCGGGACGAAACGCTCGTCACCCCAGAGCAACTCGATCCGCTTCCAGTCGACCGCGTCGCGGGCGGGGGAGGCGTAGAGCTCGGACAGCACGGCGCCGCCGGTGCCGCCGCCGGTCAGCACGATCGAGGGGATCCGGCCGGCCGCCTGGGCGTCGACCAGTTTGGTGACGAGGCGGGCCGCGGTGGCCGAGGCGAGCAGGTCGGGGGTGCGGTGGACGACCACCTCGGGCGCGTTCATGCGGTGGGCTCCTCGGTGGCTCGGCGGGTGCGGGGCGTGCGGGCTGGTCGCGCGGTGGGCGTCGCCGTGGTGCCGGCACGGGATCGCTTCCGGGTGGTCCCGGCCGGCGCGGCCGGCGCGGCCGCCGCGGCCGCGGCCGCTGGAGCCCTGGTCGCAGAGGCCCTGGTCGCGGTGGACTTGGTCGAAGAAGCCTTGGTGGCACGAGCCTTGCCGGCCGGAGCCTTCGCAGTCCGCGCCGCACCGGCCGGCGCCTTCCCGGCGGGAGACGGCGTGGCAGGCGCCTTGCTCGTCGGGGCCTTGGCCGCCGCAGCCTTGGTGGGTCGGGTCGTGGCGGTCGCGGACCTCGTCGTGGAACCCTCGGCAGCTGCGGTCGTGCCGGCCGCGGACACCGCCGCCACGGA
This region of Nakamurella alba genomic DNA includes:
- the pgl gene encoding 6-phosphogluconolactonase, encoding MNAPEVVVHRTPDLLASATAARLVTKLVDAQAAGRIPSIVLTGGGTGGAVLSELYASPARDAVDWKRIELLWGDERFVPADDPERNEKQAREALLDKVPVDPARVHAMAALGGAYGDDVDAAADAYARIVSRFDTFDVVMLGMGGEGHVASVFPESPAVYDTRSVVAVRNCPKPPPTRVSLTLPTIRRAAEVWIMTTGDAKAAAVAMALGGAGEVALPVAGAVGTKRTLFLLDTAAASKLPPELRATRTS
- a CDS encoding malate dehydrogenase, whose amino-acid sequence is MGTPVTVTVTGAAGQIGYALLFRIASGQMLGPDTPVRLRLLEITPALKAAEGTAMELDDCAFPLLSGIDITDDARKAFDGTSVALLVGARPRGPGMERADLLAANGGIFKPQGEAINAVAADDIKVLVVGNPANTNALIARTHAPDVPADRFTAMMRLDHNRALSQAAQKLGVGVADITRMTIWGNHSASQYPDLFHAQFGGRPVAEQVEHDWLENTFIPTVAKRGAAIIDARGASSAASAANAAIDHVRDWVAGTPEDDWVSAAVVSDGSYGVPEGLISGFPVTSSGGSWQIVQNLELDDFSRGKVDASVAELAGERDAIKELGLI